TAATTTGGCGGAAAGTGTAACATTTTCGGAGTTCTCTCCTACCGGAAAACTGAATAGTCTTGTTGATTTTGACAATTTGTATTGACAACCGACTCAATTTGTGTTATAATTATTAAATGTGTTGACATTCAACTCAACTTTATGGTATAATTATGAGTGGAGATAAGCAATGGAAACCAAAACGTTTGGACAAACGCTCAAGGAAATAAGGCGCGGTAAAGGTGTAACTCAGCGTCAATTAGCAACTGCAGTAGGTGTGGATTTCTCTTACATCAGCAAAGTTGAAAATGACCGGATGCCACCACCTGCTGCCGATACCATCGTCAAAATCTGTGAAACACTTGGTGTACCCCCCGATGAACTGCTGGCAATGACAGGAAAAATGCCTACACCGATAAAGGAAGCGATCAGTGAGAACCCAGCTGCACAACAATTCCTACGCGAAGCGCAAACGATGACGCTCACAGATGATGAATGGGTAACTCTCAGACAGCAGCTCAAGAAGCTGCGATAGTAGTAAGAGGTGATGTATGTCTGGAAAACAGATGGCTCTATTTGAAGAAAGTGAGATCCAATCGGGTACTGAATCTCACAAAGATATCTTCTCGGAGTGGTCCTACTCTCGCCGCGAAATGTTAGAGCAATGTGCCCGGAAATACTATTATCAGTATTACGGATCCAGCTTAAAGAAATCTAATAACGATCCACAAAAGGAAAATCTCCACTTTTCAAAAAACTTGCAGAATCGACACTTACGAACAGGCAGCATACTGCACTTTGTCATCCGGACATATTTGAACAAACTTAGACGGGGAGAACAATGGTCGCTTGACCGTTTACTAAGTTGGGTCCGAAATATCTATCGTGAAGATATAGAGTACTCTCGAAGGTATAAGCGTGGAACTCCATTATCAGACAAAAAGTACCCTCCTACGTTGTTACTTGAGTTTTACTACGGTTTTCCGGATGCTGAGTCTCTTTCTACCAAAGCAGAAAGACGGCTCATTGAAGCATTGACAAATTTCGTAAAGAGCCAGAATCTTGAGCAATTCCGTGAAGGCGCGGGCGATACTTCAGCAATGATTGAGAAGCCTATTTATTTGAAAGAAGTCCATTTTACTTTGAGAGGAACAATAGATCTCGCCTACTGGAAGGGCGATAGGATTGTGATAGTTGATTGGAAAATTGGAAGTGCGGGTAGCAGTGATGATAGTTTGCAAATGCTCGCTTACGCGTGGTGGGCAAAACAAGAATTCAAACATCCAACGAATTATATAACACCTTGTCGAGTGCACTTGGCTGACAATACCGTATCAACGTTTAATGTGAGTGAGAAGGATCTAAGAAGGGTTGAAGCACGAATTCTTCAAGATTTAGAGCGGATGTGGGAAGCAGATAACTATGGGAGACGGGCACTTGTTGAGGCTTTCACCCCCTGTACTCAACCCAAGATTTGCGAACTGTGTCAATTTCAAGAAGTCTGCCCAAAGGAGTAACACCATGATAGAAACAAATATTCGCATCGTAGAGCCGAGGACAAATTTATATCTTTGGACAAGATGTACAAAGATTAAAACACCGAACCCTTCACCAAAAATGCTGGAAAAAGCTTGCAACAAATTTGCAAGTCAAGGCTTGGCAGCTGTTTATTGTCGGGTCCGAAAACAAATTCTTGTTTTCACACAAGGCCCCATTTTGCCATTAGAGGTAAAGGAAGACAACTGGCTTATCCAAGTGGAGGATGGCGGGTGTGATCAAAAGATTCAATTTTCACACTCTGAAAACGACGCTTCACTACTTGCTCAACTCATCGAACGGCAGATTCTCAGGAAAATAAAACACCGCTCAAAGATGCAAACTTTTGATAGCCCACGCATCTTCCAAGATCCTAAACCATTCGCCACCGTCGAAAATATTGATGCCTATAGGCGATTTGAGATATCAGCACTTCCAATCCAAGGGATTGGCGTTGGGATTTCAGTGGAAATTAGCACAGCGTTCTTTAGCCATTGGACCGTAGCGGATGTCTTTCGAGATGACATCCCAGATCATGAGCAACAACGTTTGCAAGAAGATTTTGAATCTTTAAGTCAACGTCAACGTGGACAAAAAGGGACACTACTGTATGATTTGGAAAATAAGCAAAGGAAATGCTACTTTGACAAATTCTTGCCAGGGGTTACCTGTGTAACAACAGAACCACTATTTGTCAATGGACAGACTTATAATTCATTGCTTGAATACTATCAACACAATCAATCTCAATTAAGAATTGATCCTAATGACAGCGTTACAAGGGTATCTTTTCCAAATATAGATCAACCGCAACCTGTTGCTGCGAAATTGCTCCGCTTACGAGTGATGAACCATGCCCTCCCAAAATCCCTCAAACACGCGGATAAAATCAAACCATGGCAGAGAGTTAGGCTTATCAACAGTTTTTGGCAACGCCTTGGAAACGATGTTTTGGGAAACGGAAAGCCTCGTGTCTCACGATATTTCTGGCAACCCCGCTTTAAGAAAGTCATTGAACTGCTACCGCCAGCACTGCAATTTGCCGATGGATTTACTTTAGCCGCACCACAACAAAGAAACTCCTCCAAATTCCAAACGCGTTATAAGCAACAACTACCCTTATTGCACAAAGTCGGTTGCTTAGAGGCACCTATTTCAATGGAGCGGACTGTTCACTTCGCCGTACCGACAAAGGTAAAGGAAGAAATGCGAGGTCGACTTATCATGGATGTCACCGAACATCTGAAACAACTGACAAAAAAGCAGATTAATCCAGAAATCGTGCCTTATGACACTCTCGACGAGGTTTTTGCACAGCTTAACGGGCAGTCAAAACATGGGATTATTGTATTTGTGTTTGATGACCAGTCTCGAGAAACCTACTACAAAGTTGCCTTTGAACTCCCTAATTGGCGGGTCAAGCGAATCACATTCAGAAAGTTGGAAAACAAATTTGGCAGGTTCAAATCAACAGGTAACCATAGAGGTTGGAATTCATTTACGGAGATGATTACGCTGGATGTGCTACAACAGATGGACTGTATCCCTTGGGCGTTTAAAGATGAACCTCCTTATGACACTCACCTTGCAATTGATGTTGGAAGAAATAAACGGGATTTTGCGTTGTCTCTCTTGACCTTTTATCCATCTCTTTCCATTGGAACGACTGTTCAACGAAAAATTGATTCTAAGCATGAGACAATCAACGCACAGGTTCTGCACGAAGAGATTGTGAAAATTTTCAAAAAGGCAGCAGAACGGCACGACTTTCAAACGCCTCGCTCTCTTCTCATCCTACGTGATGGACGCGAATGTGGCAGTGAATTAGAAGGCATCAACAAGGCAAAAGAGGAGTTAATTGAAAAGAGGCTCCTTGCGAAAACAGTGGAAGTAGATATAGTAGACTTCCATAAGAGCATCAAGAAAGGAATCCGTTTATGGGAAAGCGCAGGCAAAAATTGGATTGAGCAAATACTTGAAGGAACAGCATTTTTCTTGGATGATCAAACCGTAGTTCTTACTACAACAGGGGCACCCTCGCGGTATCAAGGGACAGCTGCTCCGGTCATGCTTGTAGGTCAAAGTGAAAACATTGACATGAACCGTGTGACTGAGGCGGTGTATGCTTCTACACATCTCAACTTTTCCAATCCCAGTGTTGCCCAGCGGCTTCCACTTGAACTTAAACGGACCGACGATGAACTGAGAACCGTGATTCACAGGAAATCCGACGGATTCGATAAGTAAATCCCACCAAAGTGCAGAGAAGAACACAGAGGAGTGAAAACCATGAAACCAAAGGAACTGGCTGTCCAAAGTTTTCACGAAAATCAAAAATTGCTTTCTGCTGTTAATGCTGTGTCTATTCACACCAAATTGGAAATGGCGGGACATTCCGATTTGAATAGTGCCAAGACAATAGCAGAAGCGAAGGACACACTGAACACCTTTTTCAAAGAATTAGATGTTATAGTGCAGCGAGCTGAGAAAGCAGGGACTAAGCCGTTGCTAGGAGTCGATGCACGGCGGCGGCAGTTCGTCCGGAACTTTATTGATGCAAAACGTAACTACCGAATTCAGTCGCCTTCGCTTCGTGGGAAACTTTCCGATGTTGTTCAAATGATCCATTCTGACAAGGACACGGATAAGCAAGACATTCTGCTTGTTTTGGAAGAACTCCGAATGCTCATTGAAGAACACATAGCGGGCGATACAGAGATTCTCTTAGGAGGAATTTAATTGCAAGACCTCCTCACACAAAATAATTTTGCTTTGCGATATGACATCGAAAAATTACAACGTAGTCTAAGGGATGCACAGGTTAACATACCGGAGGAACTCAAGCCTTATGCAAAGTGGGTTATCAACGAGTGCGAGAAGTTGCACCAAGGCATCCTTCAAAATATCAGGTACCTTGGGTTTGGACAGAAGAATCTCCTTAAAGATATTTTGAGTAACACACAAAGTATCGCCAATGCCTTTTATATTCTTAATCAAGACCAGGCAAGTCCTATTCTCCGCGCTCGGACTTCAGATCGTTTGGTTCTAAGATTATTACTATGGTTACATACGATGCATCACCAGACGAAAGATATTCCCGCCGCTGTGGGTGATGGAGAATTTAGTATTTGGGCGATTCACCCAAGTATTTACTATACACCGTGTACTGCCCAGCGAGGGTTACTCAATTTGCCTCTGTTTTTTCATGAGTTTGGCCATTTGCTCTACAGATGCCATCGTCCGGAGATGAACGCTTTAGTTAACGAATTACAAGCGGAAATCAGAGGTTTGCTTCCTCCGGCTGTGGTGCGAGATGATAAGTATACAGCAGCACAAGAGAGAAAGAGAGAGGTGGTTGTTGAAAAGTGGTACGCCTGGGCACAAGAATTCTTCTGTGACGCTGTGGGATTCATGATGGGTGGGAACTCTTTCGCCTATGCGTTTTCGATGTATCTTAGAATACTTGGGAAGCCTCAATACCACTTATCAATAGAAAATCTCGCGCGTAGCAGTCATCCTGTCACTTGGATCCGCATTCATCTGCTTGCCGATCGCGCACGACGGATCGGCTACGAAGGAGTCTCCACCGATTTGGAAGAAACAT
The sequence above is drawn from the Candidatus Poribacteria bacterium genome and encodes:
- a CDS encoding helix-turn-helix transcriptional regulator is translated as METKTFGQTLKEIRRGKGVTQRQLATAVGVDFSYISKVENDRMPPPAADTIVKICETLGVPPDELLAMTGKMPTPIKEAISENPAAQQFLREAQTMTLTDDEWVTLRQQLKKLR
- a CDS encoding PD-(D/E)XK nuclease family protein — encoded protein: MSGKQMALFEESEIQSGTESHKDIFSEWSYSRREMLEQCARKYYYQYYGSSLKKSNNDPQKENLHFSKNLQNRHLRTGSILHFVIRTYLNKLRRGEQWSLDRLLSWVRNIYREDIEYSRRYKRGTPLSDKKYPPTLLLEFYYGFPDAESLSTKAERRLIEALTNFVKSQNLEQFREGAGDTSAMIEKPIYLKEVHFTLRGTIDLAYWKGDRIVIVDWKIGSAGSSDDSLQMLAYAWWAKQEFKHPTNYITPCRVHLADNTVSTFNVSEKDLRRVEARILQDLERMWEADNYGRRALVEAFTPCTQPKICELCQFQEVCPKE